Genomic DNA from Haloplanus sp. HW8-1:
ACGATCCATAATAAGTGATTCCCCGTCCGACGCCGTCGCGTCGGGGCCCCGTCGCGCCGTTACTCCACCAGCGCCTCGGGCGGCCCGCCGGGCAGTCGGTCCCGGTCGTGACCCTCGGTGAAGTCGACGTCCGGACCGACGGGAACCAGTCGCTTCGGGTTCACGTCGCCGTGGCTCACGTAGTAGTGCCGGACGATGTGGTCCATGTTGACGGTGCGCTCGATACCGGGCGTCGTGTAGAGGTCCTTCGTGTACCCCCAGAGGTTGTCGTACTCGTGGATAGCCCGCCGGTTGCATTTGAAGTGGGTGTGGTAGACTAACGCCACTACTTTGTGAATAGTCCCTAATCTATAAGCCCCTCCGGTGTAACTGTGCGACCATGACGACGCCACGGGAGAACCTTCGTGAAGCCAAAGGAACGCTTCGCCGCGCCGCGGAGAGAGGCGACGTGTCGGAAGCCGACGCCGACCGTATTGGGGAACTGTGCGCCGCCTTCGACCCCGACGACATGACGACGCCGCTCCCAAGTGACGGGGAGTATGCCGAGGACACCAAGCCCAAGCAACCGAACACGCTCCGCGGCTGGATGCAGTACCTCAAGCGAACCGCCGAGCGACTTCAACGGGGCGAGTTCGATACCACCCTCTCCGACGCCGGCGCCGACACGATCAACCAGTTGATGACCGATATGCGGAGGGGGAACCACCCGGATGTGAAAGATAGCGGACTCTCGAATAACTCGATTCGGAACTATCAGGCGGCCGCCCGGCGGTTCTATCGCTATCACTCCGACCTCGGGGTCGACGCGCAGGATATTGTGCTCATCACGGGCGACGACACGCACGTCGACGACCGGGATATGCTCACGAAAGACGAGATTGAGGCCATTCGTGACGCCGCCGAACACCCCCGCGACTTGGCGATTTTCGACCTCCTCCTCTACACGGGGCAACGGAACACGGCCATCCGGTCGCTTCGGATCAAAGACATCGACTTGGACGAAGGTGTGTACTATCTGAACACCGACGCGGAAGGACTCAAAGGCGCCGACGAAAACGGGACGAAGCGCCCGCTCCTCGGTGCCGTGGGATCGATCCGCGAATGGCTCCGGTATCACCCTGCGCCCGACAACCCGGACGCCTACCTCATCACGCAAAAGCCGCGTTACCGGAACACGGACGGGACGGAGATGGTGTCGCGGAACACGCTCAACTACGCCATGCAACAATTGAAGGAGAAAGCCGAGGTGGACAAGCCGCTTAACCCTCATAGCGTCCGACACAACTTCGTCACGATAGCCAAGCGGGAATACAAGATGGACGACGCGACGGTCAAGCACCTTATCGGTCACTCTCCGGATTCGGACGTGATGGAATCGACGTATTCACACCTCTCCGACGAGGACCACATCCGCGCCGCCGAGGAGGCGGCCGGGATTCGTGACCCCGAGGAGCAGAGTAGCCTGTCGCCCGACATTTGTCACTGTGGCGAACCACTCCCGGACGCCGCGGCCGCGTGTCCGCGCTGTGGAACGGTCTACCGGCCGGACGCCCAAGCAGCTCAAGAGCAGATTCAGGACGACGTGAAACAAGACTACCGCGACACCGACCCCGAGGACACGGACACCCAAGACAAGATCGACACGCTTGACGAACTACTTGACGACCCCGAGGTGAAGGCCGCCCTGTTAAAGAAACTCAACGAGGAGTAGCTACTCGTCGGCGATATCAAACTCTTCGCGGATATTATCATCTGGACCATACATTCCTGCGTTGCTGTCAGATATGATCTGGTCACGGATACGGTTGATCCGATCCCGATATTTATCTGGTTTTGCTCCCTGTAGATCAAACATCTCGGTTATGGTGAGCGATTTTATCCCCTCACGTTCGATCTTCTCCTCTAAGGATGCTATGTATCCCTTTTTTCCTCTTCGCACACCTGTCTGTATTGCACCTTCTACGGCAAAGCCAGGTTTCGCGTCTCCAAGAAGATACAGCACGGTCACCAAGCTACTAATCCCCTCGGTCAATTCGGAGGGGGTGAAATCTTTCACTACTGTATTCTCATTAAGCTCGCCCTCCTCGAAAGCGTCTGCAATAAGTTCGGCGTCGGAAGTTATAGCCGCCCGGACTCGCTTATAAATTCTCTTCCGCATCTGCCGCTCATGCGCGACATCTTCGCCTTCCAACCACGCCCGTTGTGAATCCGTGAGGATCGAAGCACTATCGTCGTTTGCCATACACGATATTCTGTATACGCATAATAATAAATGTACGGTACATACGTATTCGTATGCCAGAGGCGCCAACCCGAGTCATCGAAGACGGTCGGATTACGATACCGGCTCATGTACGACGAGACCTCGGATTAGAGAAGGGCGACTACGTCATGGTCGACGTTCGTCCTCTTGAGGAGGCGAATGTCGATGATTGAGGCTGTCGAACGGAACCGCGACGACCTCGAAACCCTCGCCGAGCGTGACGACTTGCGGGTGTCGAAGTACGCTGAGGCACTCCTCGAAATGACGGAGACGGAGGGATAGTCGAATGGCCCGAAAGACGACGGCCGTGGGCGCGGCCGCCACCGGCGACGAAGTTGAGGACGACGACGTACACCGCCGGAGGTGTCTGCCGTCGTGAACGAGTACACACGCCGACACTTTGAAGATTGCGACGCTTCCCCAAGCGCCGGCTGGCGCGGCGTGTACGCCGCCATGCACGTTTCTACGGGAGGTGATGGCGGTGAGTGACGACCGTCCACCTCGGCCGACTCCGCTCGCGTTCTCTCCCGACCCGATCCCCGATGAACTACGCCGGCGCGAGCAGTGGGTCGCATGGCGCTACGAGTGGGACGCCGACCGCGACGAATGGACGAAAGTCCCGGTTGACGTCGACACCGGCAGGTACGCCTCGTCGATGGATTCGGACACATGGGCGTCTTTCGAGGACGCCGTCGCCTATCACGACCGTGACGGCATCGACACGGACGGTGTGGGATTCGTGGTATCTGACGATGACCTCCTCGTCGGGATTGACCTTGATGACTGTCGCGCCCCCGACACGGCTGCCTTCGAACCGTGGGCCGAGGAGTTAGTCGACGATGTCCCGACCTACGCCGAGGTGTCACCGAGCGGAACCGGCCTTCGACTATTCGCGTTCGGATTCGTCCCGGACGGAGGGAGCCGTGACGATGTCGACGGCGCGGAGGGTCACCTCGAAATGTACGACTCCGGCCGTTACCTGACTGTCACCGGCCACGCGCTCGATGACGCACCGGCGGATGTCCGTCAGGTGAACGATGAAATCAGCGAGGTTCATGCCGAGTATATCGCTGACGGACAAGCGGACGCTGAAGCGACGACGCCAGCCAGCGACGGCGGTGTGCAAGCCGATACTCCGGCCCCAAACCCTGGGCTTGAGGCTGGCGGATCGGGTTCCGGCGACGGGCCGGACGCCCTTTCCGACGACGAACTACTCCGGCGAGCGAAACGCGCCGATAATGGCGAGAAGTTCGCCCGCCTGTGGAACGGAGACACGTCGGCCCATCCATCTCACAGCGAAGCGGACTTGGCGCTGTGTTCGATGCTGGCCTTCTGGACGGCCGGCGACCGCGGACGGATCGAACGCCTGTTCCGCCGAAGTGGATTGTGTCGGGACAAATGGACCGAGCGAGAGGACTACCGCCGGCGCACAATCGACACGGCGTTGGACGGCGTTAGCGACGCCTACGATCCCGACCGCGACAACGGAGGCGACGTGTCGACGGCGCTCCCGAACGACCCCACACCACCGGAGGGCGCCGTTAGCGACGACGGTACGGGCACCGAACTACGTCCAACGACGGTGAAAGCCCAAGCGTCTCTCGGGGAGGACGGTCAGGTGTCAGACCTTAACGACCGGGAGAAAGCCGCGTGCGTGTGGGACTTGCTCAAGCACAGCGACCGCTATCACGTCCGCGTTCGGCGGGATAACGGATCGTTGTGGGCCTACGACGACGGCGTTTGGACGGCAACGGGCGAGCGGGCGCTCCGTCATGCGGGTCGGCAGGCGCTGGGGTCGATGAACTACGGATCGAACGTCTTGGGCGAACTGAAAGCCCAGGCGCGAGGTGACCCGGTGGCCGAAGTGGCGGCCGACGACTTCGGCGTGCAACCCGGAACCGTCGCCGTCGAGAACGGACTACTCGACCTTGACGCCGCCGCCGAGAACCACGGGACAGACGCACTCCGTGACCTTCGGCCCGACGACTACGCGCTTGCACAGCTGCCCGTCGAGTACGACCCGACCGCCACATACGACGAGTGGGCCGACTACGTCGACGAGTGGGCCGAGGACGGCCGTGCTGACGCGCTGCAAGAGTACGTCGGGTATTGCCTTCACGTCGGTGCCATGCCGATCCACCGGGCGCTACTGCTCGTCGGTTCGGGTGCGAACGGGAAGGGGACGTTCCTCTCGGTGGTCCGTGCCTTACTGGGGCGGGAGAACACGTCGTCTATCGAACTACAGACGCTTGCGAACGAATCGGACGCCGTGGCCGACTTCTACGGCTCCGTGGCGAACATCGACGACGACCTGTCCGCTCGAAAACTCGGCGCCGGCCTGGGGATGTTCAAGAAACTCGTCGCCGGCGACCGCGTGCGGGCGCGACGACTCTACGAAAACGGCTTCGAGTTCGACGCCACGGGGAAACACCTCTACGCCGCAAACGAAGTCCCCGACGTGAACGTCCCGGACGAGGACGAAGCGTTTTGGCGACGGTGGCTCCTCGTTGAGTTCCCGAACCACTACCCGCCGAACGACCGTGACCCGACCCTTCGGGACGAATTGACCACCGACGACGCCTTGTCCGGTGTGTTGAATTGGGCTATCGCCGGTTGGAAGCGCCTACTGGAACAGGGCCACTTCACGAACGAAGATCACCACGCCCACGCCAAACGCGAACGCTGGCAGGCGTGGGGTGACT
This window encodes:
- a CDS encoding AbrB/MazE/SpoVT family DNA-binding domain-containing protein; this translates as MPEAPTRVIEDGRITIPAHVRRDLGLEKGDYVMVDVRPLEEANVDD
- a CDS encoding site-specific integrase, whose protein sequence is MTTPRENLREAKGTLRRAAERGDVSEADADRIGELCAAFDPDDMTTPLPSDGEYAEDTKPKQPNTLRGWMQYLKRTAERLQRGEFDTTLSDAGADTINQLMTDMRRGNHPDVKDSGLSNNSIRNYQAAARRFYRYHSDLGVDAQDIVLITGDDTHVDDRDMLTKDEIEAIRDAAEHPRDLAIFDLLLYTGQRNTAIRSLRIKDIDLDEGVYYLNTDAEGLKGADENGTKRPLLGAVGSIREWLRYHPAPDNPDAYLITQKPRYRNTDGTEMVSRNTLNYAMQQLKEKAEVDKPLNPHSVRHNFVTIAKREYKMDDATVKHLIGHSPDSDVMESTYSHLSDEDHIRAAEEAAGIRDPEEQSSLSPDICHCGEPLPDAAAACPRCGTVYRPDAQAAQEQIQDDVKQDYRDTDPEDTDTQDKIDTLDELLDDPEVKAALLKKLNEE
- a CDS encoding phage/plasmid primase, P4 family, with product MSDDRPPRPTPLAFSPDPIPDELRRREQWVAWRYEWDADRDEWTKVPVDVDTGRYASSMDSDTWASFEDAVAYHDRDGIDTDGVGFVVSDDDLLVGIDLDDCRAPDTAAFEPWAEELVDDVPTYAEVSPSGTGLRLFAFGFVPDGGSRDDVDGAEGHLEMYDSGRYLTVTGHALDDAPADVRQVNDEISEVHAEYIADGQADAEATTPASDGGVQADTPAPNPGLEAGGSGSGDGPDALSDDELLRRAKRADNGEKFARLWNGDTSAHPSHSEADLALCSMLAFWTAGDRGRIERLFRRSGLCRDKWTEREDYRRRTIDTALDGVSDAYDPDRDNGGDVSTALPNDPTPPEGAVSDDGTGTELRPTTVKAQASLGEDGQVSDLNDREKAACVWDLLKHSDRYHVRVRRDNGSLWAYDDGVWTATGERALRHAGRQALGSMNYGSNVLGELKAQARGDPVAEVAADDFGVQPGTVAVENGLLDLDAAAENHGTDALRDLRPDDYALAQLPVEYDPTATYDEWADYVDEWAEDGRADALQEYVGYCLHVGAMPIHRALLLVGSGANGKGTFLSVVRALLGRENTSSIELQTLANESDAVADFYGSVANIDDDLSARKLGAGLGMFKKLVAGDRVRARRLYENGFEFDATGKHLYAANEVPDVNVPDEDEAFWRRWLLVEFPNHYPPNDRDPTLRDELTTDDALSGVLNWAIAGWKRLLEQGHFTNEDHHAHAKRERWQAWGDSVEQFVSECVEHDPDAPRLTTRQAHRRYTAWCRANGEEPVGQQKFTNTLKNEDVGYGRHRIEGKSQRGYKALGLSDDVPDPDDGPDGGQTNLT